A window from Musa acuminata AAA Group cultivar baxijiao unplaced genomic scaffold, Cavendish_Baxijiao_AAA HiC_scaffold_1139, whole genome shotgun sequence encodes these proteins:
- the LOC135671489 gene encoding uncharacterized protein LOC135671489 isoform X1: MGAKKPVAVVVGGSIAGLSCAHALISAGWRATVIEKSAGPQSGSPTGAGLGLDPQSLRLVCRWTSDPNFLHAATVPLSIDINRVTDSKRKVSRTLTRDEGFNFRAAHWADLHSILLQALPPGTVVWGHQFLSFDVSNDKSFVVTKSRVLLTDEVVEIAGDLLVAADGCLSSIRRHFLPDFKLRYSGYTAWRGILDFTGKESSDIILGVRRGYPELGDCLYFDLATGTHSVLYELKCKRLNWLWYVNGPEPEHKGSSVTIKASNDMIQKMHEEAEKVWVPELSRIMKETEEPFVNIIYDSDPLPRLYWDNVVLIGDAAHPTTPHGLRSTNMSIQDAGILGYCLEKWGLEHLSMALEEFQTTRLPVVSKQVLHSRKLGRLKQGLVVDGQETFDPMTATPEDCLQLQQRRVPYFEECAIYSLRKPWPRFDA, encoded by the exons ATGGGGGCAAAGAAACCAGTGGCTGTGGTGGTAGGCGGGAGCATAGCGGGGCTATCGTGCGCTCACGCCCTCATCTCTGCCGGCTGGCGAGCCACCGTCATCGAGAAGAGCGCTGGTCCGCAGTCCGGGAGCCCCACCGGCGCCGGCCTCGGCCTCGATCCGCAGTCCCTTCGCCTCGTCTGCCGCTGGACCTCCGACCCCAACTTCCTCCATGCCGCCACCGTCCCCCTGTCCATCGATATC AATCGCGTAACGGATAGCAAGAGGAAGGTCAGCCGGACGCTGACGAGGGATGAGGGTTTCAACTTCAGAGCAGCCCATTGGGCGGATCTCCACTCCATTTTACTCCAGGCGTTGCCGCCGGGGACCGTCGTATGGGGTCACCAATTCCTGTCCTTCGATGTGTCAAACGACAAATCGTTTGTTGTTACCAAATCCAGAGTGCTGCTCACGGATGAGGTCGTCGAGATTGCTGGCGATCTGCTTGTCGCCGCCGATGGATGCCTGTCCTCAATCCGTCGTCATTTCCTTCCTGACTTCAAATTAAG GTATTCAGGCTACACTGCATGGAGAGGGATTTTAGATTTTACAGGTAAAGAAAGTTCTGACATCATCCTTGGTGTTCGTCGTGGTTATCCGGAATTGGGAGATTGTTTGTATTTTGATCTAGCCACTGGAACACATTCCGTTCTTTATGAACTGAAATGCAAGAGGTTGAACTGGCTTTGGTACGTGAATGGCCCAGAACCTGAACACAAG GGAAGCTCGGTAACGATCAAAGCTAGCAACGACATGATTCAGAAGATGCATGAAGAAGCAGAGAAGGTTTGGGTTCCTGAACTTTCCAGGATCATGAAAGAAACAGAAGAACCTTTCGTCAATATAATATACGACAGTGACCCACTACCACGGCTCTACTGGGACAACGTGGTATTAATTGGAGATGCAGCCCATCCAACCACTCCTCATGGCTTGAGAAGTACCAACATGTCAATTCAAGACGCAGGAATCTTGGGCTATTGCCTTGAGAAATGGGGGCTGGAACACTTAAGTATGGCTCTAGAGGAGTTCCAGACAACCCGACTTCCAGTGGTTTCGAAGCAAGTACTGCATTCACGCAAGTTGGGACGTCTAAAGCAAGGTTTGGTTGTTGACGGCCAGGAGACTTTCGACCCCATGACAGCCACCCCAGAAGACTGTCTACAGCTCCAGCAAAGAAGGGTCCCTTACTTTGAGG AGTGTGCGATATACTCCCTACGGAAGCCATGGCCACGCTTCGATGCGTAG
- the LOC135671475 gene encoding root phototropism protein 3-like has product MSSASPNCSSRKEKLPSPLPPPPSHDDRHSHHSAPGELSWLDNSCVQDLDHFAKTLTGIKAKGVRPELLGSILSHYASRWLPELFGRASAGPTPESPTAAWLKKRFFIETLASVLPTEKGSIPCDFLLKLLRTASMVGAEPSCVRELEARAAAQLDEASLKELMIPAFSHTCGTLLDVGLVLRLVQRFAGTDDGGAAAKSGAALARVAKLVDSYLAEVALDAGLTVAEFEELASSLPAHARAMDDGLYRAIDTYIKAHPSTSKQERKTLCRLIDARKLSAEASLHAAQNERLPVRSVIQVLFSEHTKVNRLTDWSGSFSGSRSPNPAALEPPGRCPSKREVLVQQQEMRRLRDDVARLQVHCHALQAQIDKLTCVKKKRGFFRWASFLLLFRTTSDVVEKVEEYELGAERPTPMRTKKGRLAQGKGTPAKWRNSLS; this is encoded by the exons ATGTCTTCAGCCTCTCCCAACTGCAGCAGCAGGAAGGAGAAACTTCCGTCACCCCTGCCTCCGCCGCCGTCTCACGACGACCGCCACAGCCACCATTCGGCCCCGGGCGAACTAAGTTGGCTTGACAACTCCTGCGTCCAAGACCTGGACCACTTCGCCAAGACCCTCACCGGCATCAAAGCCAAAGGCGTCCGCCCCGAgctcctcggctccattctcTCCCACTACGCCTCCCGCTGGCTCCCGGAGCTTTTTGGCCGCGCATCCGCGGGCCCCACGCCGGAGAGCCCCACCGCTGCCTGGCTAAAGAAGCGCTTCTTCATCGAGACCCTGGCCTCCGTCCTCCCAACCGAGAAGGGCTCCATCCCATGCGATTTTCTGCTGAAGCTGCTACGCACGGCGAGCATGGTCGGCGCGGAGCCGTCGTGCGTGCGGGAGCTCGAGGCGCGTGCCGCCGCTCAGCTGGACGAAGCCTCGCTCAAGGAGCTGATGATTCCCGCCTTCAGCCACACGTGCGGTACGCTTCTGGACGTCGGCCTGGTGCTGAGACTGGTACAGAGGTTCGCAGGGACTGACGACGGCGGTGCGGCGGCGAAGAGTGGCGCCGCCCTTGCGAGGGTGGCGAAGCTGGTGGACTCGTACCTGGCAGAGGTCGCTCTCGACGCTGGGCTCACCGTCGCTGAGTTCGAGGAGCTCGCAAGCTCGCTGCCGGCCCACGCGCGCGCCATGGACGATGGGCTCTATCGGGCCATCGACACATACATCAAG GCCCATCCGAGCACCAGCAAGCAAGAGAGGAAGACCCTGTGCAGGCTCATCGACGCTCGGAAACTATCAGCAGAGGCCTCCCTCCATGCCGCCCAGAACGAGCGCCTGCCCGTCCGATCGGTGATTCAAGTCCTCTTCTCCGAGCACACCAAGGTTAATCGCTTGACCGACTGGAGCGGGTCTTTCAGTGGATCCAGGAGCCCCAACCCTGCGGCGCTTGAGCCGCCGGGGCGGTGCCCGTCCAAGAGGGAGGTCTTGGTCCAGCAGCAGGAGATGCGTCGACTACGAGATGACGTTGCCAGGCTCCAAGTGCACTGCCATGCCTTGCAAGCTCAAATCGATAAGCTCACTTGTGTGAAGAAAAAGAGGGGGTTCTTCCGGTGGGCTTCTTTCTTGTTGTTGTTTAGGACTACTTCTGATGTCGTGGAGAAGGTGGAGGAGTACGAGCTGGGCGCCGAGCGGCCGACGCCCATGCGCACCAAGAAGGGGAGGTTGGCGCAGGGCAAGGGCACGCCGGCCAAGTGGCGCAACTCCTTGTCTTGA
- the LOC135671486 gene encoding pentatricopeptide repeat-containing protein At1g31430-like — protein MSRGPPDSSHMLHKTQKRLVATPVLSKLARHSLTSFTSTSTHTRRLTKKSCFSLLQRCSSMKQLKQVHCQMLATSLHRSRDVVEDLLVFCTHPDSGDLNYAAMVFENLEGDPSLFLYNLMIKAFTKKNRFDYALMLFYRMRSQDVSPDNFTYPLVLKSMAGLSMASDVQKTHVLIVKSGFVFDRFTRISLMDVYSEMGHVEMSRTLFDETPEMCVISWNVMIGAYVKCRKFEDAISVYQKMVREGVKPDEATLVSTVSACNALGNLELGTKLHVRMHKELWFSVTLGNALLDMYTKCGPVDVARRFFDSMPTKNVVSWTSMVSGYVKCGELDKARQLFDRSPGRDVVLWTALINGYVQCNRFDEALATFREMQSKGIKPDKFMVVSLLTACARLGALEQGRLIHGYIQDNRIQLDAVVGTALIDMYAKCGCIDKSLEVFSIVERRDTTIWTSIIYGLATNGESGKALELFSEMRRAGAKPDDITFISVLSACSHGGLVNEGRRFFHAMKEMYRMEPKLEHYGCFIDLLGRAGLLDEAEGLIRNIPKGNVKDVLPLWGSLLGACRIHGNVEMGDRLAKQMLELESRNSGAHALIANIYAAAERWEDVKKIRRKMKDWGIKKTPGCSSVEVTGATHEFLVGDSSFPETG, from the coding sequence ATGTCAAGAGGACCCCCGGACTCTTCCCACATGCTGCACAAGACTCAAAAACGGCTGGTGGCTACTCCCGTCCTCTCAAAGCTCGCCCGCCAttccttgacctccttcacctccACCTCAACTCATACGAGAAGACTGACCAAGAAATCATGCTTCTCTCTCCTCCAACGCTGCAGCTCCATGAAACAGCTGAAACAAGTTCACTGCCAAATGCTGGCCACATCCCTCCACCGAAGCAGAGACGTCGTGGAAGACCTTCTCGTCTTTTGCACCCACCCCGATTCCGGCGACCTCAACTACGCCGCGATGGTCTTCGAAAACCTCGAGGGCGATCCGTCTCTTTTCCTATACAACCTGATGATCAAAGCATTTACTAAGAAGAATCGTTTCGATTATGCCCTAATGTTGTTCTACAGAATGCGGAGCCAAGACGTCTCCCCGGACAACTTCACCTACCCGCTCGTTCTCAAGTCCATGGCTGGCCTGAGCATGGCCTCTGATGTGCAAAAGACTCACGTGCTCATCGTCAAATCCGGATTCGTGTTTGATCGCTTCACGAGAATTTCCCTCATGGACGTGTACTCCGAGATGGGCCACGTCGAGATGTCACGGACTTTGTTCGACGAAACGCCAGAGATgtgcgtgatttcttggaatgttATGATCGGTGCGTATGTCAAGTGCCGCAAGTTTGAAGATGCCATTTCCGTTTACCAGAAAATGGTGCGGGAGGGCGTCAAGCCCGACGAAGCTACCCTTGTAAGCACTGTTTCTGCTTGCAACGCATTGGGGAATTTGGAGTTGGGGACAAAACTTCACGTTCGCATGCACAAGGAACTTTGGTTCAGCGTTACTCTTGGGAATGCTTTGTTGGACATGTACACCAAATGTGGACCTGTAGACGTGGCTCGGAGGTTCTTTGACAGCATGCCCACTAAGAATGTGGTTTCTTGGACTAGCATGGTCTCAGGCTATGTGAAATGTGGTGAATTGGATAAAGCTAGGCAGCTGTTTGATCGAAGCCCTGGGAGGGATGTGGTTCTCTGGACTGCTTTGATTAATGGATATGTGCAGTGTAATCGTTTCGATGAAGCTCTGGCTACGTTCAGAGAGATGCAATCGAAAGGAATCAAGCCTGATAAGTTCATGGTTGTGTCTCTTCTGACTGCCTGCGCTAGATTGGGAGCATTAGAGCAAGGGAGATTGATCCATGGATATATTCAAGATAACAGGATACAACTGGATGCAGTGGTTGGCACAGCACTGATAGACATGTATGCGAAATGTGGATGCATAGATAAGTCCTTGGAAGTATTTAGCATTGTGGAGAGACGAGACACAACGATATGGACTTCGATCATCTATGGTTTAGCGACGAATGGTGAAAGTGGCAAAGCACTTGAGTTATTCTCGGAGATGAGGAGAGCTGGAGCAAAACCAGATGACATCACATTCATCAGTGTTTTGAGTGCTTGCAGTCACGGAGGATTGGTGAACGAGGGTCGTCGATTCTTCCATGCCATGAAAGAGATGTATCGAATGGAACCTAAATTGGAACATTATGGTTGTTTTATTGACCTTCTTGGTCGAGCTGGTTTGTTGGATGAAGCAGAGGGGTTAATACGAAATATACCTAAAGGCAATGTTAAAGATGTCCTACCCTTGTGGGGTTCTTTGCTAGGGGCTTGTAGAATCCATGGCAATGTTGAGATGGGAGATCGGCTAGCCAAACAGATGCTTGAACTGGAATCTAGAAACTCTGGTGCACATGCATTAATTGCGAATATATATGCGGCTGCAGAAAGGTGGGAGGATGTGAAAAAGATAAGAAGGAAGATGAAGGATTGGGGCATCAAGAAGACACCAGGGTGCAGCTCAGTTGAGGTGACTGGTGCTACACATGAGTTTCTTGTTGGTGATTCTTCGTTCCCTGAAACTGGGTAG
- the LOC135671489 gene encoding FAD-dependent monooxygenase OpS4-like isoform X2, which produces MGAKKPVAVVVGGSIAGLSCAHALISAGWRATVIEKSAGPQSGSPTGAGLGLDPQSLRLVCRWTSDPNFLHAATVPLSIDINRVTDSKRKVSRTLTRDEGFNFRAAHWADLHSILLQALPPGTVVWGHQFLSFDVSNDKSFVVTKSRVLLTDEVVEIAGDLLVAADGCLSSIRRHFLPDFKLRYSGYTAWRGILDFTGKESSDIILGVRRGYPELGDCLYFDLATGTHSVLYELKCKRLNWLWYVNGPEPEHKPMLHAILLSIKAFFRRSAISFMNCSSKASQRKLGNDQS; this is translated from the exons ATGGGGGCAAAGAAACCAGTGGCTGTGGTGGTAGGCGGGAGCATAGCGGGGCTATCGTGCGCTCACGCCCTCATCTCTGCCGGCTGGCGAGCCACCGTCATCGAGAAGAGCGCTGGTCCGCAGTCCGGGAGCCCCACCGGCGCCGGCCTCGGCCTCGATCCGCAGTCCCTTCGCCTCGTCTGCCGCTGGACCTCCGACCCCAACTTCCTCCATGCCGCCACCGTCCCCCTGTCCATCGATATC AATCGCGTAACGGATAGCAAGAGGAAGGTCAGCCGGACGCTGACGAGGGATGAGGGTTTCAACTTCAGAGCAGCCCATTGGGCGGATCTCCACTCCATTTTACTCCAGGCGTTGCCGCCGGGGACCGTCGTATGGGGTCACCAATTCCTGTCCTTCGATGTGTCAAACGACAAATCGTTTGTTGTTACCAAATCCAGAGTGCTGCTCACGGATGAGGTCGTCGAGATTGCTGGCGATCTGCTTGTCGCCGCCGATGGATGCCTGTCCTCAATCCGTCGTCATTTCCTTCCTGACTTCAAATTAAG GTATTCAGGCTACACTGCATGGAGAGGGATTTTAGATTTTACAGGTAAAGAAAGTTCTGACATCATCCTTGGTGTTCGTCGTGGTTATCCGGAATTGGGAGATTGTTTGTATTTTGATCTAGCCACTGGAACACATTCCGTTCTTTATGAACTGAAATGCAAGAGGTTGAACTGGCTTTGGTACGTGAATGGCCCAGAACCTGAACACAAG CCCATGCTTCATGCAATTCTGTTAAGCATCAAAGCTTTCTTCCGTCGATCTgctatatctttcatgaattgttCTTCAAAGGCGTCGCAAA GGAAGCTCGGTAACGATCAAAGCTAG
- the LOC135671488 gene encoding 3-ketoacyl-CoA synthase 11-like — MAEQRSDAPLLGSPSGRLPDFKQSVKLKYVKLGYHYLITHGMYLFLTPLVFLVAAQLSTFSLDDLHDLWDHLRFNLVSVILCSTLLVFLSTVYFLTRPRPVYLLDFACYKPEDARKCTRQLFMERSRTTGSFTEENLDFQRRILERSGLGEDTYLPEAVLCDPPNPCMAEARKEARDVMFGAIDELLAKTDVKPKDIGILIVNCSLFNPTPSLSAMVVNHYKLRGNVVSYNLGGMGCSAGLISMDLAKNLLQVYPSSYALVISMENITLNWYFGNNRSMLVSNCLFRMGGAAILLSNKRSDRGRSKYQLVHTFRTHKGADDKCFGCVTQEEDGNGKIGVSLSKDLMGVAGDALKTNITTLGPLVLPMSEHLIFLATLVAKKVFKMKIKPYIPDFKLAFEHFCIHAGGRAVLDELEKNLQLSEWHMEPSRMTLYRFGNTSSSSLWYELAYAEGKGRIKKRDRIWQIAFGSGFKCNSAVWRALRTVNPGKEKNPWMDEIDAFPVSVPKVAAL; from the coding sequence ATGGCGGAGCAAAGGTCGGACGCTCCACTGCTCGGATCACCTTCCGGCCGACTCCCTGATTTCAAGCAGTCCGTCAAGCTCAAGTACGTCAAACTTGGCTACCACTACCTCATCACCCATGGGATGTACCTCTTCCTCACACCCCTCGTCTTCCTCGTCGCCGCCCAGCTGTCCACCTTCTCCCTCGACGACCTCCATGACCTCTGGGACCATCTCCGCTTCAACCTCGTTTCCGTCATCCTCTGCTCCACCCTCCTCGTGTTCCTCTCCACCGTCTACTTCCTCACCCGTCCCCGCCCCGTTTATCTCCTCGACTTCGCTTGCTACAAACCCGAAGACGCCCGGAAATGCACCAGGCAGCTCTTCATGGAGCGTTCCAGGACGACGGGCTCGTTCACGGAAGAGAACCTTGATTTCCAGCGGAGGATCCTGGAGAGATCTGGACTTGGCGAAGACACCTACCTCCCAGAGGCCGTCCTCTGCGACCCGCCTAATCCCTGTATGGCGGAGGCAAGGAAGGAAGCCAGGGATGTCATGTTCGGAGCCATCGACGAGCTGCTAGCCAAGACCGACGTGAAGCCCAAGGACATCGGGATCTTGATCGTGAATTGTAGCTTGTTCAATCCGACACCCTCTCTCTCTGCCATGGTCGTGAACCATTACAAGCTCCGGGGAAACGTCGTCAGCTATAATCTAGGTGGGATGGGGTGCAGTGCTGGGCTCATCTCCATGGATCTGGCCAAGAATCTACTTCAGGTCTACCCCAGTTCCTATGCCTTGGTGATCAGCATGGAGAACATCACCTTGAACTGGTACTTCGGCAACAACCGCTCCATGCTCGTTTCCAACTGCTTGTTCCGTATGGGTGGAGCCGCGATTCTTCTCTCCAACAAGAGGTCCGATCGTGGACGGTCCAAGTACCAACTGGTGCACACCTTTCGAACCCACAAAGGTGCCGACGACAAGTGCTTCGGCTGTGTGACCCAGGAGGAGGATGGGAACGGAAAAATTGGTGTTTCTCTCTCGAAAGATCTAATGGGAGTCGCCGGTGATGCACTGAAGACCAACATAACGACGTTGGGCCCTCTTGTCTTGCCCATGTCCGAGCATTTGATCTTCCTGGCTACCTTGGTGGCGAAGAAGGTTTTCAAGATGAAGATAAAGCCTTACATTCCGGATTTCAAGCTGGCCTTCGAGCACTTCTGCATTCACGCCGGAGGAAGGGCCGTCTTGGACGAGCTGGAGAAGAACCTGCAGCTTTCCGAGTGGCACATGGAGCCTTCGAGGATGACGCTCTACAGGTTTGGGAACACCTCCAGCAGCTCTCTCTGGTACGAATTGGCATATGCGGAAGGGAAAGGGAGGATCAAGAAGAGGGACCGAATCTGGCAAATAGCATTTGGTTCCGGGTTCAAGTGTAACAGCGCCGTGTGGAGGGCTTTAAGAACGGTGAATCCTGGCAAGGAGAAGAATCCCTGGATGGATGAAATCGACGCGTTCCCAGTCTCGGTGCCCAAGGTGGCGGCCCTTTGA